Proteins from a genomic interval of Falco rusticolus isolate bFalRus1 chromosome 7, bFalRus1.pri, whole genome shotgun sequence:
- the DPP8 gene encoding dipeptidyl peptidase 8 isoform X2 produces MAAAMETEQPGLEIFETAGCEEQVQREEQPKLEPFYVERHSWSQLRKLLTDTRKYHGYMMAKAPHDFTFVKKNDPEGPYSDRIYYLAMSGENRENTLFYSEIPKTINKAAVLLLSWKPLLDLFPAILDYGMYSREEELLRERKRIGTIGIASYDYHRESGTFLFQAGSGIYHVKDGGPHGFTQQPLRPILVETSCPNIRMDPKLCPADPNWIAFIHSNDIWISNIETREERRLTFVHNELANVEEDPKSAGVATFVLQEEFDRYTGYWWSPKAQPTLDGGKVLRILYEENDESEVEIIHVTSPMLETRRTDSFRYPKTGTANPKVTFKISEVTINAEGRIADVVDKELVQPFEILFEGVEYIARAGWTPEGKYIWSILLDRSQTRLQIVLIPPALFIPTEDDAMERQKLIDAVPDSITPFIIYEETTDIWINIHDIFYVFPQTHEDEIEFIFASECKTGFRHLYKVISVLKESKYKRSCGGLPAPSDFKCLIKEETAITSGEWEVLGRHGSNIYVDEAKKLVYFQGTKDSPLEHHLYVVNYENPGEVKRLTERGYSHACCVSQDCDMFISKFSNQKNPHCVSLYRLTGPEDDAAHRTKEFWATILDSAGPLPDYIPPEVFSFESSTGFTLYGMMYKPHNLQPGKKYPTVLFIYGGPQVQLVNNRFKGIKYFRLNTLASLGYVVVVIDNRGSCHRGLKFEGAFKYKMGQIEIDDQVEGLQYLASQYDFIDLDRVGIHGWSYGGYLSLMALMQRSDIFRLLLLSTKLLAPQSSSDKETRQ; encoded by the exons ATGGCAGCAGCCATGGAAACTGAACAGCCGGGCCTTGAAATCTTTGAAACTGCGGGCTGCGAGGAGCAGGTCCAGAGAGAGGAGCAGCCAAAACTGGAACCTTTCTATGTAGAGAGACATTCATGGAGCCAGCTTCGAAAACTGCTCACAGATACGCGAAAGTATCATGGATACATGATGGCAAAAGCCCCGCATGACTTCACgtttgtgaagaaaaatgatCCTGAAGGACCTTATTCCGATAGGATCTACTATCTGG CAATGTCTGGCGAGAACAGGGAGAATACGCTCTTCTACTCTGAAATTCCCAAAACTATAAACAAAGCTGCTGTCCTGTTGCTTTCCTGGAAACCTCTTTTGGATCTTTTTCCG GCCATCCTGGACTATGGGATGTACTCTCGTGAAGAGGAGTTGCTACGGGAGAGGAAGCGAATTGGCACCATTGGGATTGCCTCTTACGATTACCACCGAGAAAGTGGCACCTTTCTGTTTCAGGCGGGGAGTGGAATTTATCATGTAAAAGACGGAGGCCCTCATGGATTCACT caACAGCCTTTAAGACCTATTCTGGTAGAGACCAGTTGTCCAAATATCCGGATGGATCCCAAGCTTTGTCCAGCTGATCCAAATTGGATTGCATTTATCCATAGCAATGACATCTGGATATCTAATATAGAAaccagagaagaaaggaggCTAACATTTGTGCACAATG AACTGGCCAATGTTGAAGAGGATCCAAAATCTGCTGGCGTGGCTACTtttgtgctgcaggaggagttTGACAGATACACTGGCTACTGGTGGAGCCCAAAGGCACAGCCAA CACTGGATGGAGGTAAAGTTCTTCGAAttctttatgaagaaaatgatgAGTCAGAGGTGGAAATTATTCATGTCACATCGCCTATGCTGGAGACAAGAAGAACAGATTCCTTCCGGTACCCCAAAACTG GTACAGCAAATCCAAAGGTCACTTTCAAGATATCTGAAGTGACAATCAATGCGGAAGGCAGA ATTGCAGATGTTGTGGATAAAGAGCTAGTTCAGCCGTTCGAGATCCTCTTTGAAGGAGTAGAGTACATTGCTAGAGCTGGGTGGACGCCAGAAGGAAAATA CATCTGGTCCATCTTACTGGATCGCTCCCAAACTCGACTTCAGATAGTCTTGATCCCTCCTGCATTATTCATCCCCACAGAAGATGATGCAATGGAAAGACAGAAACTTATCGATGCTGTACCAGATTCGATTACacctttcattatttatgaagAAACAACGGACATCTGGATAAAT ATCCATGATATCTTTTATGTTTTCCCTCAAACCCATGAAGATGAGATAGAGTTCATTTTTGCCTCTGAGTGTAAAACGGGTTTCCGGCACCTATACAAAGTCATCTCAGTTTTGAAGGAGAGCAAGTATAAACGGTCGTGTGGAGGCCTCCCTGCTCCAA GTGACTTCAAGTGCCTCATCAAAGAGGAGACAGCGATTACCAGTGGGGAATGGGAAGTGCTTGGCAGACATGGATCCAAT ATCTATGTTGATGAAGCCAAAAAACTGGTGTACTTCCAAGGCACAAAAGACTCACCTTTAGAGCATCACTTGTACGTTGTTAACTACGAGAATCCTGGAGAAGTAAAGCGGCTGACAGAACGTGGTTACTCTCATGCCTGCTGTGTCAGCCAG gatTGTGACATGTTCATCAGCAAGTTCAGTAATCAGAAGAACCCACACTGTGTGTCGCTATACCGGCTGACAGGACCTGAAGATGATGCAGCACACAGGACAAAGGAATTCTGGGCTACCATTTTAGATTCAGCAG GCCCTCTTCCTGATTACATTCCCCCAGAAGTGTTCTCCTTCGAGAGCTCCACGGGGTTTACGCTCTATGGGATGATGTACAAACCTCACAATCTGCAGCCTGGAAAGAAGTATCCCACTGTGCTCTTCATCTATGGAGGTCCTCAG GTACAGCTAGTGAACAATCGGTTTAAAGGCATCAAGTATTTCCGTCTGAATACTTTGGCCTCTTTGGGCTACGTTGTTGTTGTCATTGACAACAGGGGGTCCTGCCACCGAGGGCTGAAGTTTGAAGGAGCCTTTAAATACAAAATG ggACAGATAGAAATTGATGACCAAGTGGAAGGGCTGCAGTATCTAGCATCGCAGTATGACTTCATTGATTTGGATCGCGTTGGCATTCATGGCTGGTCCTATGGAGGCTACCTCTCTCTTATGGCTTTAATGCAGAGGTCAGATATCTTCAGG
- the DPP8 gene encoding dipeptidyl peptidase 8 isoform X1, which produces MAAAMETEQPGLEIFETAGCEEQVQREEQPKLEPFYVERHSWSQLRKLLTDTRKYHGYMMAKAPHDFTFVKKNDPEGPYSDRIYYLAMSGENRENTLFYSEIPKTINKAAVLLLSWKPLLDLFPAILDYGMYSREEELLRERKRIGTIGIASYDYHRESGTFLFQAGSGIYHVKDGGPHGFTQQPLRPILVETSCPNIRMDPKLCPADPNWIAFIHSNDIWISNIETREERRLTFVHNELANVEEDPKSAGVATFVLQEEFDRYTGYWWSPKAQPTLDGGKVLRILYEENDESEVEIIHVTSPMLETRRTDSFRYPKTGTANPKVTFKISEVTINAEGRIADVVDKELVQPFEILFEGVEYIARAGWTPEGKYIWSILLDRSQTRLQIVLIPPALFIPTEDDAMERQKLIDAVPDSITPFIIYEETTDIWINIHDIFYVFPQTHEDEIEFIFASECKTGFRHLYKVISVLKESKYKRSCGGLPAPSDFKCLIKEETAITSGEWEVLGRHGSNIYVDEAKKLVYFQGTKDSPLEHHLYVVNYENPGEVKRLTERGYSHACCVSQDCDMFISKFSNQKNPHCVSLYRLTGPEDDAAHRTKEFWATILDSAGPLPDYIPPEVFSFESSTGFTLYGMMYKPHNLQPGKKYPTVLFIYGGPQVQLVNNRFKGIKYFRLNTLASLGYVVVVIDNRGSCHRGLKFEGAFKYKMGQIEIDDQVEGLQYLASQYDFIDLDRVGIHGWSYGGYLSLMALMQRSDIFRVAIAGAPVTLWIFYDTGYTERYMGHPDHNEQGYYLGSVAMQAEKFPSEPNRLLLLHGFLDENVHFAHTSILLSFLVRAGKPYDLQIYPQERHSIRVPESGEHYELHLLYYLQENLGSRIAALKAM; this is translated from the exons ATGGCAGCAGCCATGGAAACTGAACAGCCGGGCCTTGAAATCTTTGAAACTGCGGGCTGCGAGGAGCAGGTCCAGAGAGAGGAGCAGCCAAAACTGGAACCTTTCTATGTAGAGAGACATTCATGGAGCCAGCTTCGAAAACTGCTCACAGATACGCGAAAGTATCATGGATACATGATGGCAAAAGCCCCGCATGACTTCACgtttgtgaagaaaaatgatCCTGAAGGACCTTATTCCGATAGGATCTACTATCTGG CAATGTCTGGCGAGAACAGGGAGAATACGCTCTTCTACTCTGAAATTCCCAAAACTATAAACAAAGCTGCTGTCCTGTTGCTTTCCTGGAAACCTCTTTTGGATCTTTTTCCG GCCATCCTGGACTATGGGATGTACTCTCGTGAAGAGGAGTTGCTACGGGAGAGGAAGCGAATTGGCACCATTGGGATTGCCTCTTACGATTACCACCGAGAAAGTGGCACCTTTCTGTTTCAGGCGGGGAGTGGAATTTATCATGTAAAAGACGGAGGCCCTCATGGATTCACT caACAGCCTTTAAGACCTATTCTGGTAGAGACCAGTTGTCCAAATATCCGGATGGATCCCAAGCTTTGTCCAGCTGATCCAAATTGGATTGCATTTATCCATAGCAATGACATCTGGATATCTAATATAGAAaccagagaagaaaggaggCTAACATTTGTGCACAATG AACTGGCCAATGTTGAAGAGGATCCAAAATCTGCTGGCGTGGCTACTtttgtgctgcaggaggagttTGACAGATACACTGGCTACTGGTGGAGCCCAAAGGCACAGCCAA CACTGGATGGAGGTAAAGTTCTTCGAAttctttatgaagaaaatgatgAGTCAGAGGTGGAAATTATTCATGTCACATCGCCTATGCTGGAGACAAGAAGAACAGATTCCTTCCGGTACCCCAAAACTG GTACAGCAAATCCAAAGGTCACTTTCAAGATATCTGAAGTGACAATCAATGCGGAAGGCAGA ATTGCAGATGTTGTGGATAAAGAGCTAGTTCAGCCGTTCGAGATCCTCTTTGAAGGAGTAGAGTACATTGCTAGAGCTGGGTGGACGCCAGAAGGAAAATA CATCTGGTCCATCTTACTGGATCGCTCCCAAACTCGACTTCAGATAGTCTTGATCCCTCCTGCATTATTCATCCCCACAGAAGATGATGCAATGGAAAGACAGAAACTTATCGATGCTGTACCAGATTCGATTACacctttcattatttatgaagAAACAACGGACATCTGGATAAAT ATCCATGATATCTTTTATGTTTTCCCTCAAACCCATGAAGATGAGATAGAGTTCATTTTTGCCTCTGAGTGTAAAACGGGTTTCCGGCACCTATACAAAGTCATCTCAGTTTTGAAGGAGAGCAAGTATAAACGGTCGTGTGGAGGCCTCCCTGCTCCAA GTGACTTCAAGTGCCTCATCAAAGAGGAGACAGCGATTACCAGTGGGGAATGGGAAGTGCTTGGCAGACATGGATCCAAT ATCTATGTTGATGAAGCCAAAAAACTGGTGTACTTCCAAGGCACAAAAGACTCACCTTTAGAGCATCACTTGTACGTTGTTAACTACGAGAATCCTGGAGAAGTAAAGCGGCTGACAGAACGTGGTTACTCTCATGCCTGCTGTGTCAGCCAG gatTGTGACATGTTCATCAGCAAGTTCAGTAATCAGAAGAACCCACACTGTGTGTCGCTATACCGGCTGACAGGACCTGAAGATGATGCAGCACACAGGACAAAGGAATTCTGGGCTACCATTTTAGATTCAGCAG GCCCTCTTCCTGATTACATTCCCCCAGAAGTGTTCTCCTTCGAGAGCTCCACGGGGTTTACGCTCTATGGGATGATGTACAAACCTCACAATCTGCAGCCTGGAAAGAAGTATCCCACTGTGCTCTTCATCTATGGAGGTCCTCAG GTACAGCTAGTGAACAATCGGTTTAAAGGCATCAAGTATTTCCGTCTGAATACTTTGGCCTCTTTGGGCTACGTTGTTGTTGTCATTGACAACAGGGGGTCCTGCCACCGAGGGCTGAAGTTTGAAGGAGCCTTTAAATACAAAATG ggACAGATAGAAATTGATGACCAAGTGGAAGGGCTGCAGTATCTAGCATCGCAGTATGACTTCATTGATTTGGATCGCGTTGGCATTCATGGCTGGTCCTATGGAGGCTACCTCTCTCTTATGGCTTTAATGCAGAGGTCAGATATCTTCAGG GTTGCCATTGCTGGAGCACCTGTCACGCTGTGGATTTTCTATGACACTGGTTACACGGAGCGCTACATGGGCCACCCGGATCACAATGAGCAGGGGTATTACCTAGGGTCAGTGGCCATGCAAGCTGAGAAGTTTCCTTCTGA ACCAAATCGTTTGCTGCTGCTACATGGATTCTTGGATGAGAATGTTCACTTTGCACACACTAGTATTTTACTCAGCTTTTTAGTGAGAGCTGGGAAACCGTATGACTTACAG atCTACCCTCAGGAGAGACACAGTATAAGGGTACCTGAGTCGGGAGAGCACTATGAACTCCATCTACTGTATTACCTGCAAGAGAACCTGGGCTCTCGTATTGCTGCCCTGAAGGCAATGTAA
- the DPP8 gene encoding dipeptidyl peptidase 8 isoform X4, producing the protein MAAAMETEQPGLEIFETAGCEEQVQREEQPKLEPFYVERHSWSQLRKLLTDTRKYHGYMMAKAPHDFTFVKKNDPEGPYSDRIYYLAMSGENRENTLFYSEIPKTINKAAVLLLSWKPLLDLFPAILDYGMYSREEELLRERKRIGTIGIASYDYHRESGTFLFQAGSGIYHVKDGGPHGFTQQPLRPILVETSCPNIRMDPKLCPADPNWIAFIHSNDIWISNIETREERRLTFVHNELANVEEDPKSAGVATFVLQEEFDRYTGYWWSPKAQPTLDGGKVLRILYEENDESEVEIIHVTSPMLETRRTDSFRYPKTGTANPKVTFKISEVTINAEGRIADVVDKELVQPFEILFEGVEYIARAGWTPEGK; encoded by the exons ATGGCAGCAGCCATGGAAACTGAACAGCCGGGCCTTGAAATCTTTGAAACTGCGGGCTGCGAGGAGCAGGTCCAGAGAGAGGAGCAGCCAAAACTGGAACCTTTCTATGTAGAGAGACATTCATGGAGCCAGCTTCGAAAACTGCTCACAGATACGCGAAAGTATCATGGATACATGATGGCAAAAGCCCCGCATGACTTCACgtttgtgaagaaaaatgatCCTGAAGGACCTTATTCCGATAGGATCTACTATCTGG CAATGTCTGGCGAGAACAGGGAGAATACGCTCTTCTACTCTGAAATTCCCAAAACTATAAACAAAGCTGCTGTCCTGTTGCTTTCCTGGAAACCTCTTTTGGATCTTTTTCCG GCCATCCTGGACTATGGGATGTACTCTCGTGAAGAGGAGTTGCTACGGGAGAGGAAGCGAATTGGCACCATTGGGATTGCCTCTTACGATTACCACCGAGAAAGTGGCACCTTTCTGTTTCAGGCGGGGAGTGGAATTTATCATGTAAAAGACGGAGGCCCTCATGGATTCACT caACAGCCTTTAAGACCTATTCTGGTAGAGACCAGTTGTCCAAATATCCGGATGGATCCCAAGCTTTGTCCAGCTGATCCAAATTGGATTGCATTTATCCATAGCAATGACATCTGGATATCTAATATAGAAaccagagaagaaaggaggCTAACATTTGTGCACAATG AACTGGCCAATGTTGAAGAGGATCCAAAATCTGCTGGCGTGGCTACTtttgtgctgcaggaggagttTGACAGATACACTGGCTACTGGTGGAGCCCAAAGGCACAGCCAA CACTGGATGGAGGTAAAGTTCTTCGAAttctttatgaagaaaatgatgAGTCAGAGGTGGAAATTATTCATGTCACATCGCCTATGCTGGAGACAAGAAGAACAGATTCCTTCCGGTACCCCAAAACTG GTACAGCAAATCCAAAGGTCACTTTCAAGATATCTGAAGTGACAATCAATGCGGAAGGCAGA ATTGCAGATGTTGTGGATAAAGAGCTAGTTCAGCCGTTCGAGATCCTCTTTGAAGGAGTAGAGTACATTGCTAGAGCTGGGTGGACGCCAGAAGGAAAATAG
- the DPP8 gene encoding dipeptidyl peptidase 8 isoform X3, with protein MILKDLIPIGSTIWQQPLRPILVETSCPNIRMDPKLCPADPNWIAFIHSNDIWISNIETREERRLTFVHNELANVEEDPKSAGVATFVLQEEFDRYTGYWWSPKAQPTLDGGKVLRILYEENDESEVEIIHVTSPMLETRRTDSFRYPKTGTANPKVTFKISEVTINAEGRIADVVDKELVQPFEILFEGVEYIARAGWTPEGKYIWSILLDRSQTRLQIVLIPPALFIPTEDDAMERQKLIDAVPDSITPFIIYEETTDIWINIHDIFYVFPQTHEDEIEFIFASECKTGFRHLYKVISVLKESKYKRSCGGLPAPSDFKCLIKEETAITSGEWEVLGRHGSNIYVDEAKKLVYFQGTKDSPLEHHLYVVNYENPGEVKRLTERGYSHACCVSQDCDMFISKFSNQKNPHCVSLYRLTGPEDDAAHRTKEFWATILDSAGPLPDYIPPEVFSFESSTGFTLYGMMYKPHNLQPGKKYPTVLFIYGGPQVQLVNNRFKGIKYFRLNTLASLGYVVVVIDNRGSCHRGLKFEGAFKYKMGQIEIDDQVEGLQYLASQYDFIDLDRVGIHGWSYGGYLSLMALMQRSDIFRVAIAGAPVTLWIFYDTGYTERYMGHPDHNEQGYYLGSVAMQAEKFPSEPNRLLLLHGFLDENVHFAHTSILLSFLVRAGKPYDLQIYPQERHSIRVPESGEHYELHLLYYLQENLGSRIAALKAM; from the exons atgatCCTGAAGGACCTTATTCCGATAGGATCTACTATCTGG caACAGCCTTTAAGACCTATTCTGGTAGAGACCAGTTGTCCAAATATCCGGATGGATCCCAAGCTTTGTCCAGCTGATCCAAATTGGATTGCATTTATCCATAGCAATGACATCTGGATATCTAATATAGAAaccagagaagaaaggaggCTAACATTTGTGCACAATG AACTGGCCAATGTTGAAGAGGATCCAAAATCTGCTGGCGTGGCTACTtttgtgctgcaggaggagttTGACAGATACACTGGCTACTGGTGGAGCCCAAAGGCACAGCCAA CACTGGATGGAGGTAAAGTTCTTCGAAttctttatgaagaaaatgatgAGTCAGAGGTGGAAATTATTCATGTCACATCGCCTATGCTGGAGACAAGAAGAACAGATTCCTTCCGGTACCCCAAAACTG GTACAGCAAATCCAAAGGTCACTTTCAAGATATCTGAAGTGACAATCAATGCGGAAGGCAGA ATTGCAGATGTTGTGGATAAAGAGCTAGTTCAGCCGTTCGAGATCCTCTTTGAAGGAGTAGAGTACATTGCTAGAGCTGGGTGGACGCCAGAAGGAAAATA CATCTGGTCCATCTTACTGGATCGCTCCCAAACTCGACTTCAGATAGTCTTGATCCCTCCTGCATTATTCATCCCCACAGAAGATGATGCAATGGAAAGACAGAAACTTATCGATGCTGTACCAGATTCGATTACacctttcattatttatgaagAAACAACGGACATCTGGATAAAT ATCCATGATATCTTTTATGTTTTCCCTCAAACCCATGAAGATGAGATAGAGTTCATTTTTGCCTCTGAGTGTAAAACGGGTTTCCGGCACCTATACAAAGTCATCTCAGTTTTGAAGGAGAGCAAGTATAAACGGTCGTGTGGAGGCCTCCCTGCTCCAA GTGACTTCAAGTGCCTCATCAAAGAGGAGACAGCGATTACCAGTGGGGAATGGGAAGTGCTTGGCAGACATGGATCCAAT ATCTATGTTGATGAAGCCAAAAAACTGGTGTACTTCCAAGGCACAAAAGACTCACCTTTAGAGCATCACTTGTACGTTGTTAACTACGAGAATCCTGGAGAAGTAAAGCGGCTGACAGAACGTGGTTACTCTCATGCCTGCTGTGTCAGCCAG gatTGTGACATGTTCATCAGCAAGTTCAGTAATCAGAAGAACCCACACTGTGTGTCGCTATACCGGCTGACAGGACCTGAAGATGATGCAGCACACAGGACAAAGGAATTCTGGGCTACCATTTTAGATTCAGCAG GCCCTCTTCCTGATTACATTCCCCCAGAAGTGTTCTCCTTCGAGAGCTCCACGGGGTTTACGCTCTATGGGATGATGTACAAACCTCACAATCTGCAGCCTGGAAAGAAGTATCCCACTGTGCTCTTCATCTATGGAGGTCCTCAG GTACAGCTAGTGAACAATCGGTTTAAAGGCATCAAGTATTTCCGTCTGAATACTTTGGCCTCTTTGGGCTACGTTGTTGTTGTCATTGACAACAGGGGGTCCTGCCACCGAGGGCTGAAGTTTGAAGGAGCCTTTAAATACAAAATG ggACAGATAGAAATTGATGACCAAGTGGAAGGGCTGCAGTATCTAGCATCGCAGTATGACTTCATTGATTTGGATCGCGTTGGCATTCATGGCTGGTCCTATGGAGGCTACCTCTCTCTTATGGCTTTAATGCAGAGGTCAGATATCTTCAGG GTTGCCATTGCTGGAGCACCTGTCACGCTGTGGATTTTCTATGACACTGGTTACACGGAGCGCTACATGGGCCACCCGGATCACAATGAGCAGGGGTATTACCTAGGGTCAGTGGCCATGCAAGCTGAGAAGTTTCCTTCTGA ACCAAATCGTTTGCTGCTGCTACATGGATTCTTGGATGAGAATGTTCACTTTGCACACACTAGTATTTTACTCAGCTTTTTAGTGAGAGCTGGGAAACCGTATGACTTACAG atCTACCCTCAGGAGAGACACAGTATAAGGGTACCTGAGTCGGGAGAGCACTATGAACTCCATCTACTGTATTACCTGCAAGAGAACCTGGGCTCTCGTATTGCTGCCCTGAAGGCAATGTAA